The nucleotide window AACTTGGATTGGCGTGCCGAACCGGATCATATCGGGCAGATCCCGATGCGGTCGAATCAGCCGACGGCGACGCGGCGGAACGCGATGACTTCGGCGTCGGGATGAAATTCCTTGACCGCGGTTTCGACGGTCTTGCTGTCGTCGAGCGCGAAAAACTGGCTAAGCAAGCAGCGTTCTTGGTCCAGCAAGGTGTTGTCGGCGATGAAGCGTTCCAGCTTTCCGGGCACGATCTTGTCCCAGATCTTTTCCGGTTTGCCTTCGGCTTTCAGTTCGGCCTTGATCGCTTCCTCGGTCGCGGCCAAGACTTCGGGGGTCAGCTGACTGCGGCTGGCGTACTGGGGCACGTTCTTCTGCGGCTTGCCCAGGTTTTCTTTTTCGTTCAGCTCGTTTTCGGCGATGATTTGTGCCCGCAGAGCCTCGGTTTCCTTGGCGACGAATTCCGGATCAAATTCGCTGGGGTGCAAAATCTGCGGCTTCATCGCGGCGATGTGCATGGCAACGCTGCGGAAGAAATCGCTGGCACCGTCTTTGCCACCGTCCTTGTAAGCGACCAGGACGCCGATCTTGCTGCCGGCGTGGACGTAGGTCGCGATGTTGTCACCTTCGATGACTTGGCAATCGCTGACTTCGATCTTTTCACCGATCTTGCCGGTTTCCTGGACCAAGCGTTCGGCCACGGTGGTGTCGCCATAGGTCATTGCGCTGACTTCGTCGGCGGTGGACGCGCCATTGGCCAGGGCGGTCTTGGCGATGTCGGTGGCCAATTCGACGAACGATTCGTTCTTGGCGACGAAATCGGTTTCGCAGCTGAGGGCCAACACCAACGCCTTGTTGTCGTCGGTCACGATGGCCACAACGCCTTCGTTGGCGTCACGGTCGGCACGCTTTTCGGCCACCTTTTGGCCCTTCTTGCGAAGGTATTCCAATGCACCGTCGATGTCGCCGCCGGATTCTTCCAACGCCTTCTTGCAGTCCATCATTCCGGCGCCGGTTGTCTTGCGCAGTTCGGCAACCGCCTTAGCAGAAATCGTCATGACTTAATCTTCCTGTGGTTGAATTCAGAGATTGGTCGAGTGAGAAAGTTTGAATGGGGATTGGGCCGGGAATCGGGGCACGGGGCCACCGGCAGCCGGGTACGAGTGTGGCTGATCAGCCGCGTGTTCTGTGAACGCCGACATTGCGCCGGTCGTCGCGACAGGTATCTGCACCGGAGCGGCGGCCGTGAAGCACAAATGTTGGGTCAGACGACCGTAACGGCTTGCGGTGCGGGCACCCATGATGCCGACCCACGGGCATTGTCGGGCCGGTCGCCACGCCATGACGACACGACTGCCAAGCCATCGATGCCTCGTCGCGACGCGGAAGAATTTCCGTTCAACGCCGCGAAATTCAGGGCTCCAGCGATCCGGCCATGCGCGGCCCTCGGACGCAAGGGCGACCGAGGGGCGTGGGGTGTCTGGACGGACTCCTTCGGCGTTCACGTCAAAGCGCGGAGCGTCGGTATCGTGGCGGTGTTTCAAAAAGGACGTCTCGCCGACCGGCGGGGTTCAGACCATCGTTTCGGACGGGGCAAAACCCTGGCCGGCCAGCCGATGGGATCGGGCGAGCCGCTGGCTTACGATTCCGGGGTGGCTTCGGGGGCCGGTGCGGCGGCAGCAGCAGGCTGTGCTTCGGCAGCCGGTTGAGCTTGGCCGGAGGTGGCGGCTTCGGTTTGTGCGTGGCCCTTGCCTTGGTTCACCGCGTCGGCCAGTTGGTGCAGGATCAATTCGATGCTGCGGATCCCGTCATCGTTGCCGGGGATCGGCAAATCGATTTGCGACGGATCGCTGTCGGTATCGATCAGGGCGACCGTGGTGATGCCCAAACGCTTGGCTTCGCGGACCGCGTTGCGTTCCTTGCCGGGGTCGACAATGAACATCGCTTCGGGCAAGCGGTTCATGGTCCGCAAGCCGTTCAGGTTGCGGTACATCTTGCGGTACTCGCGGGTCAGCGACGACTGCATCTTCTTGCTGTAGTTGTTGATGTCGTCGCTGCTACGCAGGGCTTCCAGTTCTTCCAAGCGGCCAAGTCGGCTGCGGATGGTACGGAAATTCGTCAACGTGCCACCCAACCAACGTTCGCTGACGAACGGCATGCCGCAACGCAGCGATTCGCTTTCGATCGCTTCGCCGGCTTGACGTTTGGTACCGACGAACAGGATCAGGCTGCCGCCGGCGGCGACTTGGCTCAGGTATTTCTTGGCCCGCAGCAAACCACGCAGGGTTTCGCGGATATCCAGCACGTGGATCTGGTTCTTGCGGCCGAAGATGTACGGTGCCATCTTCGGGTTCCAAAGGCTGGTGCGGTGACCGAAGTGGACACCGGCTTCGATCATGTCTTGGACGAATTTATTGGAAGCAGTCGACAAAGGGATTTCTCCGGGGATTCAGCCTTTCACAGCGGGTTCCAGACCGCGTCCGCCGGCCGCCAAAATCGGCCGTGCGGGGTCCAGGACGTCGTACGTCCTTCGTCCCGATTGCTGCGAAAAATAGAGGCAAAGTGCAAAAAGACGAGGCGGAAGCGTAGCCCGACGCTTGCCAAACGGTCAAGGGCGCCGGATCGGCGCTCCGCCACGGGCATTTCCAGCGATTGGCGACCGGCCTTTGGGGCTGGTTTTGACCGGCGGCTCAAGCTGCGGGACGCTGCGGACTTCGCCGCTCCACCGAACTGGGACACTGACGATAAATCAGATAGACCGCGATGATTTGAAGGGCGGCGATCCCCAGCGGCGGAATGCCACGCAGCCAGGCCATCGGCTTGGCGATCCAGCCGGGTTCGGCCTGTTCCTGGTGATCGATCCACTGATCCAAGGTTCGGTCCTTGGCGGCGACGGCGCCGTATTGCCAAGCCCAGTCTTCCGCACGTTCCCATCCCCGATTGGTCCGACGCCAACCCACCGGCGGCACGCTGTGCGGGCTGGATAAATCCGCCGTGTCGCCGGTCTGTGGCGGCATCGCCGGGGCATGGATTGGCATCGCCGGGGCATCCAGTGATTGGCCAGGGACGGATGCGACGGCGTTTTCGGCTTCCGCTTGGGCCTGCGGTGCGGGAGGAACATTGCCGAATTGTGCCGCGATCGACAGGATCGCCATCAGCCCACAGCATCGGACGCTGCGCAGCAGTCGACGTTTCATCCATTGGCGGTCGTCGGCGGTCACGGTCAGACGGATCATGCCAAGCGTGCTTGCACGACTCAGGCCGGAATCGCCGCCGCAGGGCCTGGGCGGTAACGGAAGTCTCTTCTGAGCAAGCGTTTACGTCATTGGCGGTGAATCCCGCACTGGATCGGCGCCCAAAGTGATGTTGTGCGGACGCAACACCGTCATGTTGCACCGAAGCGACAACGGTGGCTGCATCGCGACGCGATTCAGGTCGCCGGTGGTGTACCCGAAGGAGCGGCCGTTGCTGATCCGGCGGCACGAAAACCGCTATGACCCGAACCGGCGGGCGTTCGATTCGGCAAAGCTGTCGTCGCTAGGACAACGCGTCGCACGGATGTGACCTAGGTTTTCATCGACGGTTCGCGCCGCGCCGAAACCGTCGTTGTCAATCGGACGATCAGCCCGTCCTTTCGGGGTACTTCAAGTCACGGACCTTTGCCGAATGTCGACCGCCACCCAGAACACGTCGCTTGAAGAAGTTTTCCGCAGCGATCTGCTGCCCGCGCTGCCCACCAGTGCGATCCGGTTGCTTCAGCTTTCCCAACGCAGCGATGCGGGACCGCCCGAATTCGCTCGGCCGATCGAAGCCGACCCGGGACTGATGGGGCAGGTCTTGAAGTTCGTCAATTCGTCATACTTCGGGTTCAG belongs to Crateriforma spongiae and includes:
- the rpsB gene encoding 30S ribosomal protein S2 is translated as MIEAGVHFGHRTSLWNPKMAPYIFGRKNQIHVLDIRETLRGLLRAKKYLSQVAAGGSLILFVGTKRQAGEAIESESLRCGMPFVSERWLGGTLTNFRTIRSRLGRLEELEALRSSDDINNYSKKMQSSLTREYRKMYRNLNGLRTMNRLPEAMFIVDPGKERNAVREAKRLGITTVALIDTDSDPSQIDLPIPGNDDGIRSIELILHQLADAVNQGKGHAQTEAATSGQAQPAAEAQPAAAAAPAPEATPES
- the tsf gene encoding translation elongation factor Ts, translating into MTISAKAVAELRKTTGAGMMDCKKALEESGGDIDGALEYLRKKGQKVAEKRADRDANEGVVAIVTDDNKALVLALSCETDFVAKNESFVELATDIAKTALANGASTADEVSAMTYGDTTVAERLVQETGKIGEKIEVSDCQVIEGDNIATYVHAGSKIGVLVAYKDGGKDGASDFFRSVAMHIAAMKPQILHPSEFDPEFVAKETEALRAQIIAENELNEKENLGKPQKNVPQYASRSQLTPEVLAATEEAIKAELKAEGKPEKIWDKIVPGKLERFIADNTLLDQERCLLSQFFALDDSKTVETAVKEFHPDAEVIAFRRVAVG